A single genomic interval of Deferribacter autotrophicus harbors:
- a CDS encoding AEC family transporter — protein MKLFLIFLQSVLPIFLIILVAFIYNRFKHIELKSLTDVTLTIFAPLFVFYSLTTHKISIDLLYRPFVFMVFLVIALIVIAIVVFKLLRIDEQYKIPFILSVSMINVGNFGLPLISFVFGEKGVFYSIIFFIVFNIPLSTLAIMLSSNEKNFFYAIKDVLKIPLIHAFLVAIGFSLFNIQLPDFLNKTIGLLSMAAIPLLIFILGLQLSNIKISSRFLRPALVASFLRLVISPIIALFIVYLLGLKGVEKNVAVVQTSAPSALLPLMYAIKFNRSPEFLSTVIFLSTLLSGFTLTILINYLR, from the coding sequence ATGAAACTTTTTTTAATTTTTTTACAGAGTGTGCTACCAATATTTCTTATAATATTGGTAGCCTTTATCTATAACAGATTTAAACATATCGAACTTAAGTCTTTAACAGATGTTACACTGACAATCTTTGCACCGCTTTTTGTTTTTTATTCTCTAACCACTCATAAGATTTCAATAGACTTACTCTATAGGCCATTTGTTTTTATGGTGTTTCTTGTTATTGCTCTTATAGTTATAGCTATTGTTGTATTCAAACTATTAAGAATCGATGAGCAGTATAAAATCCCTTTTATACTCTCTGTTTCAATGATAAATGTAGGAAATTTTGGACTTCCTTTGATCAGTTTTGTCTTTGGTGAAAAAGGGGTATTTTATTCCATAATCTTTTTTATTGTATTTAATATTCCATTATCAACTCTTGCCATTATGCTTTCATCTAATGAAAAAAACTTTTTTTATGCTATTAAAGATGTTTTAAAAATTCCTCTTATTCACGCATTTTTAGTAGCTATAGGGTTTTCTTTGTTTAATATACAATTGCCTGACTTTTTAAACAAAACGATTGGACTGTTATCTATGGCTGCAATTCCTCTTTTAATTTTTATCCTTGGCTTACAGCTATCTAATATAAAAATTTCTAGCAGGTTTTTAAGGCCGGCTTTAGTGGCTTCTTTTTTAAGACTGGTAATTTCGCCTATAATTGCTCTTTTTATAGTTTATTTGCTTGGTCTAAAAGGTGTGGAAAAAAATGTAGCGGTGGTTCAAACCTCAGCACCAAGTGCTTTATTACCTTTGATGTATGCAATAAAATTTAATAGGTCACCAGAGTTTTTATCTACTGTGATTTTTCTTTCTACACTCTTATCAGGTTTTACTTTGACAATTTTAATTAATTATCTTCGTTAA
- a CDS encoding MOSC domain-containing protein: MGKVYAISISEKKGTRKHNVDKVHIRNEHGIVGDAHAGDWHRQVSFLAIESIEKMRKLGLDVKSGDFAENITTQGIELCKMKVGERIIINGIEFVISQIGKICHHRCAIYYQAGDCIMPKEGIFAVVKNDGEIQVGDEIEIKPKDGFSVAIITLSDKGSKGEREDITGIKLKEYLREKMDISFIRYEMIPDEKEMLENMLVDFCDLQRFDLVITNGSTGISPRDIAPDVTKKVIDKELPGFGEAMRMASFQKTPHAIISRALAGTRRDTLILNLPGSPKGAIENLEVVIDAIPHTIKKLQGDKEDCARS; this comes from the coding sequence ATGGGAAAAGTTTATGCAATTTCCATAAGTGAAAAAAAAGGTACAAGAAAACATAATGTGGATAAAGTGCATATCAGAAATGAGCATGGGATAGTGGGTGATGCCCATGCAGGTGACTGGCACAGACAGGTAAGTTTTCTAGCCATCGAAAGTATTGAAAAGATGAGAAAACTTGGTCTTGATGTGAAAAGTGGTGATTTTGCAGAAAATATAACCACGCAAGGTATTGAGCTTTGCAAGATGAAGGTTGGAGAGCGAATTATAATCAATGGTATCGAATTTGTAATATCTCAGATTGGGAAAATTTGTCATCACAGGTGTGCAATTTATTATCAGGCTGGTGACTGTATTATGCCAAAGGAGGGGATATTTGCCGTCGTGAAAAATGATGGTGAAATTCAGGTGGGTGATGAAATTGAGATTAAGCCAAAAGATGGTTTTAGTGTTGCTATAATCACTTTGAGTGATAAGGGGAGCAAAGGGGAAAGGGAAGATATTACAGGTATTAAGCTGAAAGAGTATTTGCGAGAGAAAATGGATATTTCATTCATCAGGTATGAAATGATACCTGATGAAAAAGAAATGCTTGAAAATATGCTTGTAGATTTTTGTGACCTGCAAAGGTTTGATCTTGTTATTACCAATGGTTCTACTGGCATTTCTCCTAGGGATATAGCTCCAGATGTTACTAAGAAAGTTATTGATAAGGAACTACCTGGATTTGGAGAGGCCATGAGGATGGCAAGCTTTCAGAAAACTCCACACGCTATCATTTCAAGGGCTCTTGCAGGAACAAGAAGAGATACTTTGATATTAAATCTACCCGGCAGTCCAAAGGGGGCTATTGAGAATTTGGAAGTGGTGATAGATGCTATCCCTCATACAATAAAAAAGTTACAAGGGGATAAAGAGGATTGTGCAAGAAGCTGA
- the tmk gene encoding dTMP kinase — MQEADLKKGLFFVIDGIDGCGKTTQSQLVVSYLKSLGKKVILTKEPGGTEVGKVLRNILLSTEFDVTSETELLLYSADRLEHQKKVIEPNILDGNIIVCDRFISSTYAYQIFGRGLNINILKTLEKISVKWWPDITFIIDIKPEVALNRALERLKVAGKMEKEGKFEQSGLEFYKKVREGFLWYSKSFKNVIVIDGSKSIDDIFENIKQEIEAKL, encoded by the coding sequence GTGCAAGAAGCTGATTTAAAAAAAGGACTATTTTTTGTAATTGATGGGATTGATGGATGTGGGAAGACAACACAATCTCAGTTAGTTGTAAGCTATTTGAAGTCTTTAGGTAAGAAAGTTATCTTAACGAAGGAGCCTGGTGGAACTGAGGTTGGCAAGGTTTTAAGAAATATCCTCCTTTCTACTGAGTTTGATGTGACTTCTGAAACAGAGTTATTATTGTATAGTGCTGATAGGCTTGAGCATCAAAAAAAGGTAATTGAACCAAATATCTTAGATGGAAATATAATTGTATGTGACAGATTTATATCGTCAACTTATGCTTATCAGATTTTTGGTAGAGGATTGAATATTAATATACTTAAAACGTTAGAGAAAATCAGTGTAAAATGGTGGCCTGATATCACTTTTATTATTGATATTAAACCTGAAGTTGCTTTAAATAGAGCTTTGGAGAGGTTAAAGGTAGCTGGAAAAATGGAAAAAGAGGGGAAATTCGAACAGTCTGGTCTTGAATTTTACAAAAAGGTTAGGGAAGGTTTTTTGTGGTATTCAAAAAGTTTTAAAAATGTAATTGTAATAGATGGTAGTAAAAGTATTGATGATATTTTTGAAAATATTAAACAGGAAATTGAGGCTAAATTGTAA
- a CDS encoding ATP-binding protein — MLLGHNHLKEYFKVVARNNTFHSSYIFYGNEGVGKKLFAIYLAKGVHCENGVFFEDCSCSSCRQIDNKSHPDVVILEEDELKIDNIRELNEKAFLSSFSGKRKFFILDNFHKIKREAANAMLKTLEESPQDTTFILVTHNYEMIIPTIRSRSIKIMFHRLSPNEMEQLHSFVKEEEEIYDVDLENFDLLEFVNFISKVKERDELKVILKRFYKDFRALYLKSMNEKYLDYSDYLLDILKSVDYNINLDIAKGYLITKMIEVASD, encoded by the coding sequence ATGCTGCTTGGACATAATCATTTGAAAGAGTATTTTAAAGTTGTAGCGAGAAACAATACATTTCATTCCTCATATATATTTTATGGCAATGAGGGGGTTGGTAAAAAATTATTTGCTATTTACCTTGCAAAAGGGGTGCACTGCGAAAATGGGGTGTTTTTCGAGGATTGCAGTTGTAGCAGTTGCAGGCAGATTGATAATAAAAGCCATCCGGATGTAGTGATTTTGGAGGAGGATGAGCTTAAAATTGATAATATTAGAGAGCTTAATGAAAAGGCTTTTTTATCATCTTTTAGCGGAAAAAGAAAATTTTTTATATTGGATAATTTTCATAAAATAAAAAGAGAAGCAGCCAATGCTATGCTGAAAACATTAGAGGAGTCACCACAGGATACTACATTTATATTGGTTACACATAATTATGAAATGATAATTCCTACTATTAGGTCGAGAAGTATCAAGATTATGTTTCACAGGTTGAGTCCTAATGAAATGGAACAGTTACATAGTTTTGTAAAAGAGGAAGAAGAGATTTATGACGTTGATTTGGAAAATTTTGATCTTTTAGAATTTGTAAACTTTATTAGCAAGGTTAAAGAAAGAGATGAATTAAAGGTTATCTTAAAAAGATTTTACAAAGATTTCAGAGCGCTATATTTGAAAAGTATGAATGAAAAATATCTTGATTATTCTGATTATCTGCTGGATATTTTGAAAAGTGTTGACTATAATATAAATCTTGATATAGCAAAAGGGTATTTAATTACAAAAATGATTGAGGTAGCAAGTGATTGA
- a CDS encoding PSP1 domain-containing protein, which yields MIEINAIGVAFKRAGKIYDFLTNNVEAKRGDFVVVESEKGEDIATVVIPDRKIQIEDLSVMKKVLRAATSKDLEQLAQNRKDEIKALAICKQFVKKHKHEMKLLKAEYTLDRKKLTFYFTADGRIDFRELVKDLARVFRTRIEMRQVGVRDATKILGGIGVCGRELCCASFLRTFQNISIKMAKDQNLILNPSKISGVCGRLMCCLMYETYEDDLEEGEFIEFRDILDEQSGGEI from the coding sequence GTGATTGAGATAAATGCAATAGGTGTAGCCTTTAAGAGGGCTGGAAAAATATACGACTTTTTAACTAACAATGTGGAAGCAAAAAGGGGTGATTTTGTCGTTGTAGAGTCTGAGAAAGGTGAAGATATAGCTACAGTTGTCATCCCTGATAGAAAGATTCAGATAGAAGATTTATCTGTAATGAAGAAGGTCTTAAGGGCTGCAACCAGTAAGGATCTTGAGCAGTTAGCCCAGAATAGAAAAGATGAGATAAAGGCTTTGGCTATTTGTAAGCAGTTTGTAAAAAAACATAAGCATGAGATGAAGCTTTTAAAAGCTGAATACACACTGGATAGAAAAAAACTGACATTTTATTTTACCGCCGATGGGAGGATAGATTTTAGAGAGCTTGTGAAAGACCTTGCAAGAGTTTTCAGAACTCGTATTGAAATGCGACAGGTTGGTGTAAGGGATGCCACAAAGATACTTGGTGGAATTGGAGTTTGTGGGAGAGAGCTTTGTTGTGCATCTTTTTTAAGGACTTTTCAGAATATTTCCATTAAGATGGCAAAAGACCAAAATCTGATTTTGAACCCTTCAAAAATTTCAGGTGTTTGTGGCAGGCTAATGTGCTGCCTAATGTATGAAACATACGAAGACGATTTGGAAGAAGGTGAATTTATAGAATTTCGAGATATTTTGGACGAACAAAGCGGAGGAGAAATATGA
- the metG gene encoding methionine--tRNA ligase, producing MSRKTFYVTTPIYYVNDVPHIGHAYTTVAADVLARYKRMCGYDVFFLTGTDEHGQKIEQAAAKKGISPKELADSVVERFKSLWVKLNISNDKFIRTTDESHKKAVQKIFKKMQENGDIYLGEYEGWYCTPCETYWTETQLLDGNNCPSCGRETQKLKEPSYFFRMSKYQDALLKYIEENPDFIQPPSRKNEIVSFIKEGLKDLSVSRVSFKWGIPVPGDDKHVIYVWIDALTNYISAIGYIDESEQFKKFWPADVHLVGKDILRFHTVYWPTMLMSAGLPLPKKVFAHGWWTVEGQKMSKSLGNAIDPNWLVDTFGVDAIRYFLLREVPFGLDGDFSFKALIHRINGDLANDLGNLLNRTLGMVKRYFNGVIPEYKVEDESDIELFKKVEEVFDEVDKHIDAIAFNKALISIWTLVAELNRYIDKNAPWMLAKDESKRDRLETVLYVVLDGIRILSLLIYPFMPDTSEEIRKQLNIKVDIFKESFEDLKKVKLLESGNKIGEVKQLFPRIDEKEFLEKVTAENKKSEPEKVVEEITINDFSKVVIKAGKILEAEKIKKSEKLLKLRVDLGNGDIRQIVAGVAKSYEPETLVGKTVAVVSNLKPAKLMGVKSEGMILAAWIGDKHVVVELPDEVPAGSVIK from the coding sequence ATGAGTAGGAAGACGTTTTATGTTACCACTCCCATTTACTATGTAAATGATGTTCCTCATATTGGGCATGCATATACAACTGTGGCTGCTGATGTTTTGGCCAGATACAAAAGGATGTGTGGTTATGATGTGTTTTTTCTCACAGGTACAGACGAACATGGCCAAAAAATTGAACAGGCAGCAGCGAAAAAAGGGATTAGCCCTAAGGAACTTGCTGATTCTGTGGTAGAGCGTTTTAAAAGCTTATGGGTAAAACTCAATATTTCAAATGATAAATTTATCAGAACTACAGATGAGTCTCACAAAAAGGCTGTTCAAAAGATTTTTAAGAAGATGCAGGAAAACGGTGATATCTATTTGGGTGAATATGAAGGGTGGTATTGTACACCTTGTGAAACTTATTGGACAGAAACTCAGCTTCTCGATGGTAACAATTGCCCATCTTGTGGCAGAGAAACACAAAAATTGAAAGAGCCAAGTTATTTTTTCAGAATGTCAAAGTATCAAGATGCTCTTTTGAAGTATATTGAGGAGAACCCTGATTTTATTCAACCACCTTCAAGAAAAAACGAAATAGTATCTTTTATTAAAGAAGGGTTGAAAGATTTATCGGTGAGTCGTGTGTCATTTAAATGGGGGATTCCTGTCCCTGGTGATGATAAACATGTGATTTATGTATGGATAGATGCACTTACAAACTACATTTCTGCCATTGGGTATATTGATGAGAGCGAGCAGTTTAAAAAATTCTGGCCAGCTGATGTTCATCTTGTAGGAAAAGACATTTTAAGATTTCATACCGTTTACTGGCCTACAATGTTGATGAGTGCCGGTTTACCTTTACCTAAAAAGGTTTTTGCCCATGGGTGGTGGACTGTAGAAGGGCAGAAGATGAGTAAATCTCTTGGAAATGCCATTGATCCGAACTGGCTTGTGGATACTTTTGGAGTTGATGCTATCAGGTACTTTTTATTGAGAGAAGTGCCGTTTGGACTTGATGGTGATTTTTCTTTCAAAGCCCTTATTCATAGAATCAATGGTGATCTAGCAAATGACTTAGGAAACCTTTTGAACAGAACCCTTGGAATGGTAAAAAGATATTTCAATGGGGTAATTCCGGAATACAAAGTGGAAGATGAATCAGATATTGAGCTGTTTAAAAAAGTGGAAGAAGTGTTTGATGAGGTGGATAAACATATTGATGCAATAGCCTTCAATAAAGCATTGATAAGTATTTGGACACTTGTGGCTGAGTTAAATAGATATATTGATAAGAATGCACCATGGATGCTTGCAAAGGATGAGAGCAAGAGAGATAGACTTGAAACTGTATTATACGTAGTGCTTGATGGAATTCGTATTTTATCTTTGCTTATCTATCCATTTATGCCTGATACCTCTGAAGAGATTAGAAAGCAACTTAATATTAAAGTAGATATTTTCAAAGAAAGCTTTGAAGATTTGAAAAAAGTGAAGCTTCTTGAATCAGGCAACAAAATAGGTGAAGTGAAGCAGCTTTTCCCAAGAATTGATGAGAAAGAGTTTCTTGAAAAGGTAACTGCTGAAAATAAAAAGAGTGAGCCAGAAAAGGTAGTGGAAGAGATAACGATAAATGATTTTTCAAAGGTTGTAATTAAAGCCGGGAAAATACTTGAAGCTGAAAAGATTAAGAAATCTGAAAAATTATTAAAGTTAAGAGTTGATCTAGGAAATGGTGATATCAGGCAGATTGTAGCAGGTGTGGCAAAAAGTTATGAGCCTGAAACTCTTGTGGGTAAGACTGTTGCTGTTGTTTCCAATTTGAAGCCTGCAAAGCTTATGGGGGTAAAATCAGAAGGGATGATACTTGCTGCATGGATTGGTGATAAACATGTGGTGGTTGAATTGCCTGATGAAGTACCTGCAGGAAGTGTAATAAAATGA
- a CDS encoding TatD family hydrolase encodes MSDLETSIEQLKKEGLFFTDTHAHIHFEPLGSNLDKVIENCKKNCIGRIINIGINLEDSKKALSVAKQYPFIYAAVGVHPHDSENFKIKDLGYFEELIQDEKVLAIGEIGLDYYRNYAPADIQKDVFRIFLDLALSLDKPIVIHNRESSEDIVKILNEMNSNGKLKGIIHCFNGDRTILKWALDNGFLISFAGNVTYKKAVEIRDAAKDVPFDRVLVETDSPYLAPVPKRGKTNEPAYAIYTAKFLADFYGVTLIDLAKITEENISKLFGKLNVL; translated from the coding sequence ATGAGTGATCTTGAGACATCTATTGAACAGTTAAAAAAAGAGGGGTTGTTTTTTACAGATACTCATGCCCATATTCATTTTGAACCGCTTGGTTCAAACCTTGATAAAGTTATTGAAAATTGCAAAAAGAATTGTATTGGCAGAATTATAAATATTGGTATAAATCTTGAAGATTCAAAAAAAGCTTTGAGCGTTGCAAAACAGTATCCCTTTATTTATGCTGCTGTGGGGGTACATCCTCATGATTCTGAAAATTTTAAAATAAAAGACCTTGGATATTTTGAAGAGCTTATACAAGATGAAAAGGTTTTGGCTATTGGAGAAATAGGACTTGATTATTATAGAAACTATGCTCCAGCTGATATTCAAAAAGATGTCTTCAGAATATTTCTTGATCTTGCGCTATCTCTTGATAAACCGATAGTCATTCATAACAGGGAGTCGAGTGAAGATATTGTAAAGATTTTGAACGAAATGAACAGTAACGGGAAGTTAAAAGGGATTATTCACTGTTTTAATGGGGATAGAACAATTTTAAAGTGGGCATTAGATAATGGATTTCTTATCTCATTTGCGGGCAATGTAACATATAAGAAAGCTGTTGAAATAAGGGATGCTGCAAAAGATGTTCCTTTTGACAGAGTTTTGGTGGAGACAGATTCTCCATATTTAGCTCCTGTTCCAAAAAGGGGTAAAACAAATGAGCCTGCTTATGCCATCTATACTGCCAAGTTTTTAGCTGATTTCTATGGTGTTACGCTTATTGATTTAGCAAAAATCACTGAAGAAAATATTTCTAAGCTGTTTGGAAAGTTAAATGTCTTATAA
- a CDS encoding response regulator produces MSYKILLVEDDFNTLQGLKTFLENEGFCVDIADNGKDAYTLLQDGEYSIVITDINMPFMDGLNFLSKIRNLDEEIPVVVITAYSNIENMVVAFDLGAVEFIEKPFDPDVLLESVKKILSINLEL; encoded by the coding sequence ATGTCTTATAAGATTTTACTTGTGGAAGATGATTTTAATACCCTGCAGGGGTTGAAGACTTTTCTGGAGAACGAAGGCTTTTGTGTGGATATTGCTGATAACGGGAAAGATGCCTATACTTTGCTGCAAGATGGAGAATATTCCATTGTAATTACAGATATAAATATGCCCTTTATGGATGGTTTAAATTTTCTTAGCAAGATAAGAAATTTAGATGAAGAGATACCTGTAGTTGTAATCACAGCTTACAGTAATATAGAAAATATGGTCGTGGCCTTTGATCTGGGTGCAGTGGAGTTTATTGAAAAGCCTTTCGATCCGGATGTTCTTTTAGAAAGTGTGAAAAAAATCTTATCTATAAACCTTGAACTTTAA
- a CDS encoding lytic transglycosylase, which yields MKKLLVLFFLSLLFISCSLIDLKTQTKQNIHNIQSNPPVKKVEIVKKPILPPLKDDEFILFSPNINFETSLLFDKSLSLDLTSETFNQKDYDIPIVVNARVKYFIKRYTKLYPVTFQRWLNNANKYIYIVKDIFRRMELPTDLACLPFAESGFDVYAYSWAGASGMWQFMESTGKIYGLKNNFWVDERRDFEKATIAAAKYLKYLYEYFNDWYLAIAAYNGGFYKVLKATQKYKTKNFFKISKYRFLKQETKDYVPKFIALTIIYKNYLEYGFEPPQTDPLIYDKIKLNQPVNLYVIADLLNTEFEKLKELNPSLKKPITPPNDNFELRIPYGTKLFLEKKIAELSPEELLQVKIYYAKKKEKLYKIARKFGVSVSSIKRLNNLRYDFVLFSGPIFIPIKKYEKSLAMQNFANDINAVTPRIYIVRKGDTLYNIAHKYGLSVYELIKLNKGINPRLIRPGDPIIVSKKYKYRKKRYKRYTLTKNRKYLIRKGDTLWSIANKFNTSVEKIKKTNKLKTTLLIPGTYITIPN from the coding sequence ATGAAAAAGTTATTGGTATTGTTTTTTTTATCTCTTTTATTCATCTCATGTTCACTCATTGATTTAAAAACGCAAACAAAACAAAATATTCACAATATTCAAAGCAATCCCCCTGTAAAAAAAGTTGAAATAGTAAAAAAACCTATTTTACCGCCGTTAAAAGATGATGAATTTATACTTTTCTCACCCAATATCAACTTTGAAACCTCCTTACTTTTCGATAAATCATTAAGCCTTGATTTAACTTCAGAAACTTTCAACCAAAAAGATTACGACATTCCAATTGTGGTTAATGCAAGAGTGAAATATTTCATAAAACGCTACACAAAACTTTACCCTGTTACTTTTCAAAGGTGGCTGAACAATGCAAATAAATATATTTACATTGTAAAAGATATCTTCAGAAGGATGGAATTGCCCACAGACCTCGCATGCCTACCTTTTGCAGAAAGCGGTTTTGATGTTTATGCATACTCCTGGGCTGGTGCCAGTGGAATGTGGCAATTTATGGAATCCACCGGAAAAATTTATGGTTTAAAAAACAACTTTTGGGTGGATGAAAGAAGGGATTTTGAAAAAGCAACAATTGCAGCGGCAAAATATCTAAAGTACTTATATGAATATTTCAATGACTGGTATCTTGCCATAGCTGCCTATAATGGCGGCTTTTATAAGGTCTTGAAGGCCACACAAAAATACAAAACAAAGAATTTTTTTAAGATATCAAAATATAGATTTTTAAAACAAGAAACAAAAGATTACGTTCCAAAATTTATCGCCCTAACTATAATTTATAAAAACTATCTTGAATATGGCTTTGAGCCACCTCAAACTGATCCTTTAATTTACGATAAAATAAAGCTCAATCAACCTGTAAATTTATATGTAATAGCAGATTTGCTCAACACTGAATTTGAAAAACTTAAAGAGTTAAACCCTTCCTTAAAAAAACCTATTACACCTCCAAATGACAATTTTGAGCTAAGAATACCATATGGTACAAAGCTGTTTTTGGAGAAAAAGATAGCTGAGCTCTCACCAGAAGAGTTGTTGCAGGTAAAAATCTACTATGCAAAGAAAAAAGAAAAACTTTACAAAATTGCAAGAAAATTTGGAGTCTCTGTTTCATCTATAAAAAGATTAAACAACTTGCGGTATGACTTCGTGCTTTTTTCTGGCCCCATTTTTATCCCAATAAAAAAGTATGAAAAGTCCCTTGCGATGCAAAATTTTGCAAATGACATTAATGCTGTAACTCCAAGGATTTACATCGTGAGAAAAGGTGATACTCTGTATAATATAGCTCATAAATATGGATTATCAGTTTATGAGCTTATAAAACTCAACAAAGGAATTAATCCAAGACTCATTAGACCTGGAGACCCAATTATTGTTTCTAAAAAATATAAATACAGAAAGAAAAGATATAAAAGATACACCCTTACCAAAAACAGAAAATACCTTATCAGAAAGGGTGATACACTATGGAGTATTGCAAACAAGTTTAACACTTCTGTGGAAAAAATTAAAAAAACTAATAAACTGAAAACAACCCTTCTAATTCCTGGTACTTACATCACAATTCCGAATTAG
- a CDS encoding glycosyltransferase family 2 protein: MVSVIIPVHNRITVLKDAIESVLCQTFKNFEIIIVDDGSTTDIATALKPYLNLIKYIRFEKNRGVSAARNEGIRLSKGEYIAFLDSDDIWLPFKLEKQISFMTQNGFEVCHTDEFWYKKGVFINQGEKHKKFGGKILTKILDHCRISPSSFIAKKEVFYKSGIFNESLPIAEDYDLWLRIALFYRIGFLNLKTIVKRFFLNDHLSHSVKNIEYYRLLALRKFYSKYKTHFNHEEKLKIIQMINRKEKIVASGLSKKTLKETNI, translated from the coding sequence ATGGTATCCGTAATTATTCCAGTACACAATCGCATTACTGTCTTGAAAGATGCAATAGAATCGGTACTTTGTCAAACATTTAAAAATTTTGAAATAATCATAGTGGATGACGGTTCCACCACAGATATTGCCACAGCTTTAAAGCCATATTTAAATTTGATCAAATATATCCGGTTTGAAAAGAACAGAGGTGTAAGTGCTGCAAGAAATGAAGGTATAAGACTTTCAAAAGGTGAGTATATTGCTTTTTTGGACTCAGATGACATTTGGCTTCCGTTTAAACTCGAAAAACAAATAAGTTTCATGACACAAAACGGTTTTGAAGTATGTCATACGGATGAATTCTGGTATAAGAAGGGAGTGTTTATCAATCAGGGTGAAAAACATAAAAAGTTTGGTGGCAAAATTTTAACAAAAATACTTGACCATTGTAGAATCAGCCCTTCAAGTTTTATAGCAAAAAAAGAAGTTTTTTATAAATCTGGTATTTTCAACGAATCACTGCCCATTGCTGAAGATTATGACCTTTGGCTGCGTATTGCCCTCTTTTATCGAATAGGATTTTTAAATCTGAAAACCATTGTAAAAAGATTTTTTTTAAATGACCATCTCAGCCATAGTGTCAAAAACATAGAATATTACAGATTACTTGCCTTACGAAAATTTTATAGTAAATACAAAACACATTTTAATCATGAAGAAAAACTGAAAATTATTCAAATGATTAATAGAAAAGAAAAAATCGTAGCTTCAGGTTTATCCAAAAAAACATTGAAAGAAACGAACATTTAG
- a CDS encoding Lrp/AsnC family transcriptional regulator has translation MKYIDEVDKQIINILVKDGRTSYADISKAVGMKPPSVIERIKKLEKEGIIKQYTAKIDYKKLGYDILAFIGISIDNAQHIEDFEKTLTNFDEDIIECHHVTGDFTMILKVVTKNTETLSQLIKKIRNITGVRQTNTILVFSTIMDKVRNVD, from the coding sequence ATGAAATATATAGATGAGGTTGACAAGCAGATAATAAATATTCTCGTTAAAGACGGAAGAACTTCCTATGCAGATATATCGAAAGCGGTTGGAATGAAACCTCCTTCAGTTATAGAGAGAATAAAAAAGCTTGAAAAAGAAGGTATTATTAAGCAATACACAGCGAAAATTGATTATAAAAAATTGGGTTATGATATATTAGCTTTTATCGGTATCTCCATCGATAATGCTCAACATATTGAAGACTTTGAAAAAACACTTACAAATTTTGATGAAGATATCATAGAATGCCATCATGTAACTGGCGATTTTACAATGATTTTGAAAGTTGTTACAAAAAATACCGAAACACTATCACAATTGATAAAAAAAATCCGAAATATCACAGGTGTCAGGCAGACCAATACAATTCTCGTCTTTTCCACAATTATGGATAAAGTCAGGAATGTAGATTAA
- a CDS encoding endonuclease III domain-containing protein gives MKTTNKIDNIYHTLEDVYKTLSEPSVTKISKESKKDPFKVLISCLISLRTKDEVTIAASKRLFSVADSPQKLSELEEDEIAKLIYPAGFYKKKAKTLKEISKTIVNKYGGHVPDTIEELLKLKGVGRKTANLVIVEGFNKDGICVDTHVHRICNRLGVVKTKTPEKTEMELRKILPKSYWKKWNEMLVSFGQKICTPISPKCSTCKLYKLCDRISVEKWR, from the coding sequence TTGAAAACTACTAATAAAATAGATAACATTTATCATACACTTGAAGATGTTTACAAAACTTTATCAGAACCATCAGTAACCAAAATATCTAAAGAGTCCAAAAAAGATCCTTTCAAAGTATTGATTAGCTGTCTCATTTCATTGAGAACCAAAGATGAAGTTACTATTGCTGCATCTAAAAGACTCTTTTCTGTTGCAGATTCTCCGCAAAAATTATCCGAACTTGAAGAAGACGAAATTGCAAAACTAATTTATCCGGCAGGATTTTACAAAAAAAAGGCGAAAACTTTAAAAGAAATTTCAAAAACAATAGTAAATAAATACGGTGGTCATGTACCTGATACCATAGAAGAACTTTTAAAGTTAAAAGGTGTTGGAAGAAAAACTGCCAATCTTGTCATTGTAGAAGGCTTTAACAAAGATGGTATCTGTGTTGATACCCATGTACACAGAATTTGTAATAGACTTGGTGTGGTCAAAACAAAAACTCCAGAAAAAACAGAGATGGAATTACGTAAAATCTTACCAAAAAGCTACTGGAAGAAATGGAATGAAATGCTGGTAAGTTTCGGACAAAAAATATGTACACCTATTTCTCCAAAGTGTTCAACTTGCAAATTATACAAATTGTGTGATAGAATATCCGTAGAAAAGTGGAGGTAA